In Deinococcus puniceus, one genomic interval encodes:
- a CDS encoding bleomycin resistance protein, whose amino-acid sequence MTSQTIVPELYVSDLTRSLAFYTYVIGFGVRYTRPVERFVYLELGGAELMLEQPTLPERTFLAGELVFPYGRGINLSVPVPDVDAVYGRVKQANASILLPIEERWYRQDGQEAGNRQFVVADPDGYLLRIVQSLGQRPIFASG is encoded by the coding sequence ATGACCAGTCAAACCATCGTGCCTGAGTTATATGTGTCTGACCTGACCCGCAGCTTGGCGTTTTATACCTATGTCATCGGCTTTGGCGTGCGCTACACCCGCCCAGTGGAACGCTTTGTATACCTCGAATTGGGCGGGGCAGAATTGATGCTAGAGCAGCCCACCCTGCCAGAACGCACTTTTTTAGCGGGCGAATTGGTCTTTCCGTATGGCCGGGGCATCAATTTATCGGTGCCTGTGCCAGATGTAGACGCCGTATATGGGCGGGTCAAGCAGGCCAACGCCTCCATTTTGCTGCCCATAGAGGAACGCTGGTATCGACAGGACGGCCAAGAAGCGGGCAACCGTCAATTCGTGGTGGCTGATCCAGACGGCTACCTGTTACGGATAGTGCAGAGCCTCGGCCAGCGCCCCATTTTTGCCTCAGGCTGA